In a single window of the Niabella ginsenosidivorans genome:
- a CDS encoding fatty acid desaturase family protein has protein sequence MKVLAALTDPAYTPRSRFNGYEKFWLRFMNDKRDLPFIRLLTVIHLTVLPLAVLLFTSLLSGWMWWAVAALYFYIAQFYFKGRFGLMFHCLCHRKTFRPAYQQPLHNYITWIICPLFGHAPESYFSHHMGMHHVENNNGEDASSTMNYQRDSLRSFFAYFFNFLFLGFKQTFQYLFARKRKKLYTRLTLGEWVFIFFCIGMCFVNLKATLVVYVVPFFFARFVMMLGNWTQHSFIDNSDPENIYTNSINCINTPYNHICWNDGYHIVHHLRPGMHYTDMPQEFLKRKDDFARQKAIVFDGIHYLHVFYYLMTKQYNKLADNLVNLNNMFDNREQAIRLMKERTQKIPV, from the coding sequence ATGAAAGTTTTAGCTGCGTTAACGGATCCTGCCTATACACCCAGGAGCCGATTCAACGGTTATGAGAAATTCTGGCTTCGCTTTATGAATGACAAAAGGGACCTGCCGTTTATCCGTTTGCTTACAGTGATTCATTTAACCGTATTGCCTCTGGCGGTGCTGCTCTTTACCTCCTTGCTGAGTGGGTGGATGTGGTGGGCAGTAGCAGCGCTTTACTTTTATATAGCGCAGTTTTATTTTAAAGGGAGGTTCGGCCTCATGTTTCATTGTCTCTGTCATCGCAAAACCTTCAGGCCCGCTTACCAGCAGCCCCTTCATAATTATATCACCTGGATCATCTGCCCGTTATTCGGTCATGCGCCTGAAAGTTATTTCAGCCATCACATGGGCATGCATCATGTTGAAAATAACAACGGGGAAGATGCAAGCAGTACCATGAATTATCAGCGGGACAGCCTCCGCAGCTTTTTTGCCTACTTCTTTAATTTCCTTTTCCTGGGGTTTAAGCAAACCTTCCAGTACCTCTTTGCACGGAAGCGAAAAAAGCTGTATACGCGGCTTACGCTGGGGGAGTGGGTGTTTATCTTTTTTTGTATCGGGATGTGTTTTGTAAATCTGAAGGCCACCCTGGTAGTGTATGTGGTTCCGTTTTTCTTTGCCCGGTTTGTGATGATGCTGGGCAACTGGACGCAGCACTCATTTATTGACAACAGCGACCCGGAAAATATTTATACCAACTCTATTAATTGTATAAATACGCCTTACAATCATATCTGCTGGAATGACGGCTATCATATTGTGCATCATTTACGGCCGGGTATGCATTATACAGATATGCCGCAGGAATTCCTGAAAAGAAAAGATGATTTTGCCCGTCAGAAAGCCATTGTATTTGACGGCATTCATTACCTGCATGTTTTTTATTACCTGATGACCAAACAATACAATAAGCTGGCAGATAACCTGGTGAATCTTAACAATATGTTTGATAACCGGGAACAGGCGATCCGCCTGATGAAAGAACGCACCCAAAAAATCCCGGTATAA
- a CDS encoding YihY/virulence factor BrkB family protein, which yields MANIIKKINYFFKETFELLKAAVQGFSTDKVPKLSSSLAYVTLFSITPLLTILIAAVSLIYKEDFHQQFFAQLTSLFGDEKIPKAIEGFLTEAKLSGKSTIALVIGIISLFIGATAVFTEIQDSINTIWNVKAVPKKGWKKFITNRLLSFSLIISLGFLMMVTLVISSLLVALQQELQQYLPFSSILLFQGISLAISFIVITLLFAVIFKVLPDVRLKWKPALIGAGFTAILFMIGKYIIQLYITQTHTGAVFGAAGSVVVLMVWIYYTSLILYFGAEFTEAYAERYKMRIQPSRYAVHLKTVVEEEEVSTLPLQSEKKAGNNS from the coding sequence ATGGCAAACATTATAAAAAAGATAAACTATTTTTTTAAAGAAACTTTTGAATTGCTGAAAGCGGCTGTGCAGGGCTTTTCTACTGATAAAGTACCCAAGCTCAGCTCTTCACTGGCCTATGTGACCCTGTTCTCCATTACGCCGCTGCTCACGATTTTAATTGCCGCTGTAAGTCTTATTTACAAAGAGGATTTTCACCAGCAGTTCTTTGCGCAGCTAACCAGTTTATTTGGCGATGAAAAAATTCCTAAAGCCATTGAGGGTTTTTTAACCGAGGCAAAGCTAAGCGGCAAAAGCACTATAGCGCTCGTCATCGGGATCATTTCTCTTTTTATTGGTGCCACGGCAGTCTTTACAGAGATCCAGGACAGCATTAATACCATATGGAATGTAAAAGCCGTACCTAAAAAAGGATGGAAAAAATTCATCACCAACCGGCTGTTATCCTTTTCGCTCATTATATCCCTGGGGTTTTTAATGATGGTCACATTAGTTATCAGTTCCCTCCTGGTAGCCCTTCAACAAGAACTGCAGCAATACCTTCCTTTTTCATCCATTTTACTGTTCCAGGGCATCAGTCTGGCCATTTCATTTATAGTGATTACGCTGCTCTTTGCCGTTATTTTTAAGGTGCTGCCCGATGTGCGGTTAAAATGGAAGCCGGCGCTCATCGGGGCAGGGTTCACCGCCATACTCTTTATGATCGGCAAATACATTATACAGCTTTATATAACACAAACCCATACAGGGGCCGTGTTTGGCGCAGCAGGATCGGTAGTGGTGCTGATGGTATGGATCTATTATACCTCACTGATTCTCTATTTTGGGGCAGAGTTCACAGAAGCCTATGCGGAACGGTATAAGATGCGCATACAGCCCTCCCGCTACGCCGTTCACCTCAAAACGGTTGTTGAGGAAGAGGAGGTCAGCACATTACCGCTACAGTCTGAAAAAAAAGCGGGGAACAACTCCTGA
- the tamL gene encoding translocation and assembly module lipoprotein TamL, which translates to MNKHLSIYLLLISVLLAACSATRKLQPGQVLYTGATVRLNPDTPAVKGQKTFKNELESRARPVPNKKLLGWRYKLAFYNMVSEPKKKKGFKYWVKYKLGEPPVLMSQVKVTNNVNVMRSYMTSKGFLQADGSGEAVEKGKTGKMVYTIYSGPRYTINQVQFPSGDTSELTAIIDSSKNKTLVKKGDYYDLDIFKLERERIDDVLKQRGYFYFNPDFLLFQADSTIGNDQVDIDLTVKKNTPLDALHPYYIRNISIYPNYTLRRDSSSRQSAPVIFKDFKIYDPTHKYKPRLFDNLIFFHKGERYNRTDHSLSLNRLVNIGTFRFVKAEFNPVDSVPANDQLDLNFLLTSSKKNSLSVAVTGTSKSNNFVGSEVKVTHTNKNVFRGAEQLNLSLSGGFEKQFSGQQKNLTSYSLGAQARLLFPRFMFPIFNFKNYNAYVPKTHITIGSQLLNRANYYTLLSGQGEFGYIWKGNEYNEHTLNPISISYIRTANTTDSFKHMLEQVPTLKNNFENQFIIGSNYTYTYSNQVQAARRNNFLFTGSAETAGNLINVFLKKDPDGIKRLFNTATNQFVRLEADFRDYYKIKPGLIWANRINIGYGIPYGNSTSLPYVRQFFAGGSNDIRAFRSRSLGPGTFNINPNPDSVNLFADQGGDIKAMLNTELRAKLFSVIQGAVFIDAGNIWLAKEDTSRPGGQFKFSSALSQIAVGGGVGLRVDAKIFVIRFDLAMPFRKPYLPPGQRWVFDEIDFGNSRWRKQNLIFNIGIGYPF; encoded by the coding sequence ATGAATAAGCATCTTTCTATATATCTTTTACTCATCTCCGTACTCCTGGCTGCCTGCAGTGCTACCAGGAAGCTGCAACCGGGGCAGGTACTTTATACCGGCGCCACTGTACGGCTGAACCCGGACACACCGGCAGTAAAAGGTCAGAAAACATTTAAAAATGAGCTGGAAAGCAGGGCCAGGCCTGTGCCCAATAAAAAGCTGCTGGGCTGGCGCTATAAGCTGGCATTTTATAATATGGTCAGTGAGCCCAAAAAGAAAAAAGGGTTCAAATACTGGGTAAAGTATAAACTGGGAGAACCACCGGTTTTAATGAGCCAGGTAAAAGTGACGAATAATGTAAACGTAATGCGGAGCTATATGACCAGCAAAGGCTTTCTACAGGCTGATGGTTCCGGCGAAGCCGTTGAAAAGGGCAAAACCGGTAAAATGGTTTATACGATTTACTCCGGTCCCAGGTACACGATCAACCAGGTTCAATTTCCTTCGGGTGATACCAGCGAGCTGACGGCGATCATTGATTCCAGCAAAAACAAAACACTTGTAAAAAAAGGCGATTATTACGATCTTGATATATTCAAACTGGAACGGGAACGGATTGATGATGTATTGAAGCAAAGGGGCTATTTTTATTTTAACCCGGATTTTTTGTTGTTCCAGGCAGATAGTACCATTGGCAATGACCAGGTAGATATAGACCTGACCGTAAAGAAGAATACGCCCCTGGATGCGCTGCATCCGTATTACATCAGGAACATCAGCATTTACCCGAATTATACGCTTCGCAGGGATTCCTCCTCCAGGCAATCGGCACCTGTGATATTTAAGGACTTTAAGATCTATGATCCCACCCATAAATACAAACCCCGGCTTTTTGATAATCTTATTTTCTTTCACAAAGGAGAACGTTATAACCGTACCGATCATTCGCTGAGCCTGAACCGGCTGGTGAACATTGGCACTTTCCGCTTTGTAAAAGCGGAATTTAATCCGGTGGATTCTGTTCCCGCCAATGATCAGCTGGATCTGAACTTCCTGTTAACTTCCTCCAAAAAAAATTCGCTTTCTGTAGCGGTAACAGGCACCAGCAAATCCAACAACTTTGTGGGCTCCGAAGTAAAAGTAACCCATACCAACAAGAATGTTTTCCGCGGGGCGGAACAGCTCAACCTCAGCTTGTCCGGTGGTTTTGAAAAACAATTCAGCGGCCAGCAAAAAAATCTCACCTCCTATTCCCTGGGAGCACAGGCACGCCTGTTGTTTCCCCGTTTTATGTTCCCGATATTTAATTTTAAAAATTATAATGCTTATGTGCCCAAAACACATATTACCATCGGAAGCCAGCTGTTAAACCGTGCCAACTATTATACATTGCTTTCCGGCCAGGGAGAGTTCGGGTACATCTGGAAGGGCAATGAATATAATGAGCACACGCTCAATCCTATTTCCATCAGTTATATCCGCACTGCCAATACTACAGACAGCTTTAAACACATGCTGGAACAGGTGCCTACATTAAAAAACAACTTTGAGAACCAGTTTATAATAGGAAGCAATTATACATATACGTATTCCAACCAGGTGCAGGCCGCACGCAGGAACAATTTTCTGTTCACAGGATCTGCGGAAACGGCCGGTAACCTGATCAATGTCTTTTTGAAGAAAGACCCGGATGGTATAAAAAGACTGTTCAATACCGCTACCAACCAGTTTGTGCGCCTGGAAGCGGATTTCCGCGATTATTATAAAATAAAGCCCGGGCTCATCTGGGCCAACAGGATCAACATCGGCTATGGCATTCCTTATGGCAACAGCACTTCCCTGCCTTATGTGCGCCAGTTCTTTGCAGGAGGAAGTAATGATATAAGGGCCTTCCGTTCCCGGTCGCTGGGACCCGGAACATTTAACATCAATCCCAACCCCGATAGTGTGAACCTTTTTGCAGACCAGGGAGGCGATATAAAAGCAATGCTGAACACGGAGCTCCGGGCAAAATTATTCAGCGTGATACAGGGAGCCGTTTTTATTGATGCAGGCAATATCTGGCTGGCAAAGGAAGATACCAGCCGCCCGGGTGGCCAGTTTAAATTTTCAAGCGCGCTCAGCCAGATCGCCGTAGGCGGTGGCGTAGGTCTCAGAGTGGATGCAAAAATATTCGTGATCCGCTTTGATCTTGCCATGCCATTCCGGAAGCCTTATCTTCCGCCGGGACAGCGCTGGGTATTTGACGAGATTGATTTTGGAAATTCCCGGTGGCGGAAACAAAATCTTATTTTTAACATCGGCATCGGTTATCCGTTTTAA